A segment of the Agarivorans albus genome:
CGCCAGCAAGCAGATGTACTAGAACGCGTATTACGAGTGACACGTCACCGCGGTTTTTTAGTACAATCTATGCAAATTGAGCAGTTCAATGACCAAGAGCAGTCTGGATACCGCATTGAACTTAGTGTGACGAGCGAGCGTCCAATAGAGCACCTTACTAATCAATTAGTGAAATTGTTTGACGTTGAGCAAGTGCAATTAACCCAATTACAAGCAGTGGCTTCACCAAAAGCGGCCATTGCCTAAAACAAATAGCAAACACAGATTAACGGAGTAAACCGCAATGCCTAAACTGCGAAGTGCCACCACCACCGAAGGCCGTAATATGGCTGGAGCGCGCGCCCTTTGGCGAGCAACAGGAACCAAAGAAGAAGATTTTGGCAAGCCAATTATCGCAGTGGTGAACTCATTCACCCAATTTGTACCGGGCCACGTTCATCTAAAAGATCTTGGTCAATTGGTTGCACGCTCGATTGAAGACGCAGGCGGTGTTGCTAAAGAATTTAATACCATCGCTGTAGATGATGGTATTGCCATGGGCCACGGCGGCATGCTTTACAGCCTACCTTCACGCGACCTAATTGCAGACTCCGTTGAGTACATGGTAAACGCCCACTGTGCCGACGCCATGGTGTGTATTTCTAACTGTGACAAAATCACCCCGGGAATGCTAATGGCGTCGATGCGCTTAAACATTCCAGTTATCTTTGTTTCTGGCGGCCCAATGGAAGCCGGTAAAACCAAACTTAGCGACCAAATCATTAAGCTCGACTTAGTTGACGCGATGGTAATGGGTGCCGACAAAAACGTATCCGATGAAGACAGCGACAAAGTAGAACGTAGTGCCTGCCCAACCTGTGGGTCTTGTTCTGGTATGTTTACCGCAAACTCAATGAACTGTTTAACCGAAGCGCTAGGTTTAGCCCAGCCAGGTAATGGTTCAATGCTAGCGACTCACGCGGACCGTGAAAAACTGTTTGTAAATGCCGGTAAGCGCATTGTTGATTTGTGTAACCGTTACTACCAGCAAGACGACGAAAGTGTATTGCCGCGCTCTATCGCGACACACAAATCCTTTGAAAACGCCATGACCCTAGATATCGCCATGGGGGGTTCTACTAATACCGTATTACACCTTTTGGCAGCAGCCCAGGAAGCTGGCGTAGATTACAACATGGACCACATGGATGAGCTTTCTCGTAAGGTTCCTCAACTATGTAAAGTGGCGCCATCTACCAACAAATACCACATGGAAGATGTACACCGCGCAGGCGGTATTATGGGTATTTTGGGTGAATTAGACCGCGCAGGTTTACTAAACCGTAACGAACCGAATGTAATGGGCGAAACCTTGGCCGATACCTTAGCCAAGTGGGACATCATGCAAACCCAAGATCAAGCAGTAAAAGAGTTTTACCGTGCTGGTCCTGCAGGCATTCGCACCACTAAAGCCTTTAGCCAAGATTGCCGCTGGGATGACTTAGACGACGACCGCGCCGAAGGTTGTATTCGCAGTTTAGAAAACGCCTTTAGTTTAGAAGGTGGCCTTGCAGTACTAAAAGGTAACCTAGCGCAAGACGGCTGTATTGTTAAAACTGCCGGCGTAGACGACGATAACCTAGTGTTTAAAGGCCCTGCCCGTATTTTTGAAAGCCAAGACGACGCAGTTGCCGGCATTTTAGACGGCACCGTACAAGCTGGCGAAGTAGTATTAATTCGCTACGAAGGCCCTAAAGGCGGCCCAGGCATGCAAGAAATGCTTTACCCAACCTCTTACTTAAAATCGATGGGGCTAGGTAAGAAATGTGCCTTGATTACCGATGGCCGCTTCTCTGGCGGTACATCTGGTTTATCCATTGGCCATATTTCACCAGAAGCTGCGAGCGGCGGTGTGGTTGGCTTAGTTGAGCAAGGCGATATTATTGATATCAACATTCCTCAGCGTAGCATTGTGTTAGAAGTGAGTGATGAAGAACTAGCTAAACGCCGCGCCGCCATGGAAGCCAAAGGCAGCGATGCTTGGAGCCCAATTGGTCGAGTACGTGAAGTAAGCACCTCGCTGAAAATGTACGCCCACTTCGCCACCAGCGCCGACAAAGGTGCGGTACGCGATAAAAGCAAGCTAGATTAAACCGCGCGTCTTGCTTGAATAAACAGCCCGGTTCGCCGGGCTTATTTTTTTATGTTGTCGCCAACATGTATAGGTAATTTATGATGCAACACTTGCCTAGTGCTAACGAATATCTTCGCCGTATATTGCTTTCGCCAGTCTACGAAATAGCCCAAGTTACCCCACTACAGGGTATGCCTAAGCTGTCGCAGCGCAGTGGCAATAATATTTTGCTGAAACGCGAAGACCGACAAAGTGTGCATTCGTTTAAATTACGCGGCGCCTACAACAAAATTGCTCAACTAAATCAGCAACAGCGTGAGCGCGGAGTAGTTGCAGCATCGGCTGGCAATCACGCGCAAGGCGTGGCTATGTCGGCACAGCGACTTAACATTGCCGCGGTGATTGTAATGCCCACCACCACTCCCGATATTAAAGTGGATTCGGTACGCGCCATGGGCGCTGATGTGCGTTTGGTGGGCGATAGCTTTGATGAAGCCTACCAATACTGCAAACAACTGGTTGAAGAACACGGTTACACATTGATCCCTCCTTTCGATGATGTAGACGTGATTGCCGGCCAAGGCACCATCGGCAAAGAGCTACTTGAACAAGACATGCACCTAAATGCGGTATTTGTGCCGGTAGG
Coding sequences within it:
- the ilvD gene encoding dihydroxy-acid dehydratase; its protein translation is MPKLRSATTTEGRNMAGARALWRATGTKEEDFGKPIIAVVNSFTQFVPGHVHLKDLGQLVARSIEDAGGVAKEFNTIAVDDGIAMGHGGMLYSLPSRDLIADSVEYMVNAHCADAMVCISNCDKITPGMLMASMRLNIPVIFVSGGPMEAGKTKLSDQIIKLDLVDAMVMGADKNVSDEDSDKVERSACPTCGSCSGMFTANSMNCLTEALGLAQPGNGSMLATHADREKLFVNAGKRIVDLCNRYYQQDDESVLPRSIATHKSFENAMTLDIAMGGSTNTVLHLLAAAQEAGVDYNMDHMDELSRKVPQLCKVAPSTNKYHMEDVHRAGGIMGILGELDRAGLLNRNEPNVMGETLADTLAKWDIMQTQDQAVKEFYRAGPAGIRTTKAFSQDCRWDDLDDDRAEGCIRSLENAFSLEGGLAVLKGNLAQDGCIVKTAGVDDDNLVFKGPARIFESQDDAVAGILDGTVQAGEVVLIRYEGPKGGPGMQEMLYPTSYLKSMGLGKKCALITDGRFSGGTSGLSIGHISPEAASGGVVGLVEQGDIIDINIPQRSIVLEVSDEELAKRRAAMEAKGSDAWSPIGRVREVSTSLKMYAHFATSADKGAVRDKSKLD
- the ilvM gene encoding acetolactate synthase 2 small subunit, coding for MQHSLTISTRQQADVLERVLRVTRHRGFLVQSMQIEQFNDQEQSGYRIELSVTSERPIEHLTNQLVKLFDVEQVQLTQLQAVASPKAAIA